A portion of the Clupea harengus chromosome 18, Ch_v2.0.2, whole genome shotgun sequence genome contains these proteins:
- the LOC105904547 gene encoding synaptopodin-2: MQASSSTLLVPLRGVSSLSTARLDASWRAANSGNMGTGDYFCLTVRGGAPWGFSLRQCEGEAHHPIQVDQVVEGSRACLAGVCVDDELVSLNGEPCADLTLLEAITLVDASTDCLKLLIKRACVCSPPPSDSELEGPVGVGASAGSLQSTTLCIPAPQRPHPHRELYICESQDEAYCGETDSDAENQIPAAPAPLLRSQLCVRGLGAPDAQGPKQRVAPVEVPEGGMLELQVSLPRQSLEDPLLAPPLSLEELGCSSLGSARGVEGALLITGGVLEPEAEPGPPLTAGGEVLYVPRRERQPLGQHGVLVSLPLGQVEVMLQAAGEQGEGEEGGEEGGPSEDNPASCSVSFGILSEESESESERELNQPNKHHPRHARLRRSESQSEKQVKEAKSKCKRIALLLTATTPHPSNRGVLMFKRHRQRARKYTIVSYGTGDEEPHLYDPDEDGDEDAEDEDEDPGGQQRDERHTVHFTVLASGGGECEVGQRAVVGLLEIERQLLEDMDSLPDTKGKGAVMFAQRRQRMDEIVAEHEDLREKGLPVESIQDVEKHLAYQQMEERAYLQHQESQNYMDVNQHQQQQQQQQHQQYQQYQQEQQYYQQQQQQYQQQQQQYEQQQYELQQQQYEQQQQQYQQHMQLQQQYTQHMNGTVQSAEMQLAVANRSAKPFSAPENSTAFTEGQEHAEYSALGHGEQIASRDERIAVPAIKTGILQDPRRRNTPVKPMFSFKEKPKWSPNPELLNLCNRGDRKPGFDSGPEEDYLSLGAEACNFLQAPRVKQKVPPPVAPKPHINPNSPPWSPQPEPDLPPQEMPPHAENNLPVSAEVAPTPGMECPPTSAHLQPAHDAMMPPQPPSPEEQQAADAAGWSQAEPQAQPGQQPEPWGESQAPQGQPQAPPEPSADSWVPSQAPQQPPVSGWGVPAEAPAQVPAQPQASWTTQPQPQPQSQPQPQPQPQPQTQPQPQSQPQPQPQAVELPSQMPAERQSQLPWVTHDQGPPAQTQAPMQPPPQAQPSWVTQPPPQPPPATTWAQAPPHMPPPQPHWSQPQPTPQQQSQATSWASGQSQHQPPWAQAALQPPQPQQPQGDSQPLPPWVTPAQVQPQAPAGGWPPSQSPPQAQVPWAPPSPAQPQAAAQPAVGAQWAQQQQQPQTPQPPWVQPPPAPPTQQMHQAPPMSAWPPTTPAQNQPQPPWAHPAQPPPQHPQQPQQPQQPQQPQQPQQQPQPQPQQQPQQQPPPPAAPWGPDQNQVQAPWAPPPHAQSQPWAQQQQQQQPQHPPGAQWSPPTPAHSWGPQNPQQQQQQQRGLATPPIGNHEPPRPTPPPPQRMNSYTLGSKIPPTPSPPCEESPPPFCSAFEIPAIGGKGAELFAKRQTRMEKYVVDSTTVKAHKPPRPTSPSPSLPVTWKYSPNVRAPPPTNYNPMLSPSYPPGAIKQPPSSSPSLKPKGAKGKEKAKPAPKPLHVLDVMKHQPYQLDASLFTYGPAAEALAAKQKVADEAAAAQAAAQAQAQAAAQAQAQAQAQAQAQAQAQQQVQYEHMPPGYGFMPQQQYGMAGPSPAMHDGHYHPANANAYQQPQMMQQPAYQQQPAYQQPYSQPYTPTAPYQQPPPNTAYPQHQPPHDPYQHPHSAAYPAAPAQQPAAPAPSPAYQPAPPSSYTVPSYPAGAKPDSGSGAGTMAAPKPKFAAKKSAAQAVRSVSLSPPARLPLLPRSSRSTSASPLPRLSAAPADGPSAWTERGHKPPSPWEAASRHPLGLVDEAFAFQNLQQSLASSLRTAAGRKQLPTPPPEWTARVAYEPTPRPLSYSSTLPRSHTPPRSPQPFLSPTKSSASAPASSGLYAAPYRQTPPLRSLTEVSLGPPWVSPSQRPTLTHPRTHSRYQSSYSTWRR; encoded by the exons gtggTGGAGGGCAGCCGTGCGTGTctagctggagtgtgtgtggacgatgAGCTGGTGTCTCTGAATGGAGAGCCGTGTGCTGACCTCACCCTCCTGGAGGCCATCACTCTGGTGGACGCCTCTACCGACTGTCTGAAGCTGCTCATCAAGAg ggcatgtgtgtgttcccccccaCCCTCAGACTCTGAGCTGGAGGGCCCGGTGGGGGTCGGGGCATCAGCTGGCTCCCTCCAGTCCACCACCCTCTGCATCCCGGCGCCCcagcgcccccacccccaccgggAGCTCTACATCTGTGAGTCCCAAGACGAGGCCTACTGTGGGGAGACCGACAGCGACGCTGAGAACCAGATCCCCGCGGCCCCCGCCCCCCTGCTCCGCTCCCAGCTCTGTGTGAGGGGGCTCGGGGCTCCAGACGCCCAGGGTCCGAAGCAGCGCGTGGCCCCAGTGGAGGTGCCTGAGGGGGGCATGTTGGAGCTGCAGGTGTCCCTGCCTCGCCAGAGCCTGGAGGATCCGCTcctcgccccccccctctcgctgGAGGAGCTGGGCTGCTCCTCTCTGGGGAGCGcgcggggggtggagggggcgcTCCTCATCACAGGGGGGGTCCTGGAACCCGAGGCCGAGCCTGGGCCCCCCCTGACGGCCGGTGGGGAGGTGCTGTACGTGCCTCGGAGGGAGAGGCAGCCTCTTGGCCAGCATGGGGTGCTAGTGAGTCTGCCGCTGGGGCAGGTGGAGGTGATGCTGCAGGCTGCAGgggagcagggggagggggaggagggcggagaggagggagggccCAGTGAAGATAACCCCGCCTCCTGCTCCGTCTCTTTCGGAATCCTGTCAGAGGAGTCGGAGTCGGAGTCGGAGCGGGAGCTCAACCAGCCCAACAAGCACCATCCTCGCCACGCAC ggctcaGGCGCAGTGAGAGTCAGTCGGAGAAGCAGGTGAAGGAGGCCAAGTCTAAATGCAAGCGCATCGCCCTCCTGCTGACggccaccaccccccaccccagtaaCAGGGGGGTGTTGATGTTCAAGAGGCACCGGCAGAGGGCCAGGAAGTACACGATCGTCAGCTACGGCACCGGCGACGAGGAGCCCCACCTCTACGACCCGGACGAGGACGGCGACGAGGACGcagaggacgaggacgaggacccAGGCGGGCAGCAGAGAGACGAGCGGCACACCGTCCACTTCACGGTCCTCGCCAGCGGCGGTGGAGAGTGTGAGGTCGGTCAACGGGCGGTCGTGGGCCTGCTAGAGATCGAGCGCCAGCTCTTGGAGGACATGGACAGTCTGCCCGACACCAAGGGCAAGGGCGCGGTGATGTTTGCGCAGCGGCGCCAGCGCATGGACGAGATTGTGGCGGAGCACGAGGACCTGCGCGAGAAGGGGTTGCCTGTGGAGAGCATCCAGGACGTGGAGAAGCACCTGGCCTACcagcagatggaggagagagccTACCTGCAGCACCAGGAGAGCCAGAACTACATGGACGTCaaccaacaccagcagcagcagcagcagcagcagcatcaacagTACCAGCAGTACCAGCAAGAACAGCAGTactaccagcagcagcagcaacagtatcagcagcagcagcagcagtatgaa cagcagcagtatgagctgcagcagcagcagtatgaacagcagcagcagcagtaccagCAACACATGCAGCTGCAACAGCAGTACACGCAGCACATGAACGGCACAGTCCAGAGTGCTGAGATGCAGTTGGCCGTGGCCAACCGCAGCGCCAAGCCTTTCTCTGCGCCCGAGAACAGCACAGCCTTCACGGAGGGCCAGGAGCATGCCGAGTACTCAGCCCTGGGTCATGGGGAGCAGATCGCCTCCCGGGACGAGCGCATAGCGGTGCCCGCCATTAAGACAGGCATCCTTCAGGACCCGCGCCGCCGGAACACACCCGTCAAGCCCATGTTCTCCTTCAAGGAAAAGCCCAAGTGGTCGCCCAACCCGGAGCTGCTCAACCTGTGCAACCGCGGCGACAGGAAGCCGGGCTTTGACTCTGGCCCCGAGGAGGACTACCTCAGCTTGGGCGCAGAGGCCTGCAACTTCCTGCAGGCGCCCCGCGTCAAGCAGAAGGTGCCCCCCCCAGTCGCCCCAAAACCCCACATCAACCCCAACTCGCCCCCCTGGTCCCCGCAGCCTGAACCAGACTTGCCCCCTCAGGAGATGCCCCCCCATGCCGAAAACAACCTCCCCGTGTCTGCAGAGGTTGCCCCCACCCCTGGCATGGAGTGCCCCCCCACATCTGCTCATCTCCAGCCAGCCCACGACGCCATGatgcccccccagcccccctccccagaGGAGCAGCAGGCTGCAGATGCAGCAGGGTGGAGCCAAGCAGAACCACAGGCCCAACCGGGGCAGCAGCCAGAACCCTGGGGAGAGAGCCAGGCCCCCCAGGGCCAGCCACAGGCACCTCCAGAGCCGTCCGCAGACTCCTGGGTTCCCTCTCAGGCACCTCAGCAGCCGCCTGTAAGCGGATGGGGGGTTCCTGCCGAGGCACCCGCTCAGGTCCCTGCCCAGCCGCAGGCTTCCTGGACGacccagccacagccacagccacagtcgcagccacagccacagccacagccacagccacagacacagccacagccacagtcacagccacagccacagcctcagGCTGTCGAGCTGCCTTCCCAGATGCCTGCTGAGAGACAGAGCCAGCTGCCCTGGGTGACGCACGATCAGGGCCCCCCTGCGCAGACGCAGGCGCCCATGCAGCCTCCCCCACAGGCTCAGCCCTCATGGGTAACCCAGCCCCCCCCACAGCCCCCTCCTGCCACCACATGGGCCCAGGCCCCCCCCCATATgccacccccccagccccactgGAGCCAGCCCCAGCCGACCCCCCAGCAGCAGTCCCAGGCCACCTCCTGGGCCTCTGGCCAGAGCCAGCACCAGCCTCCCTGGGCTCAAGCAGCTCTGCAGCCACCGCAACCGCAGCAGCCGCAGGGTGACTCCCAGCCCCTGCCCCCCTGGGTCACCCCCGCCCAGGTGCAGCCCCAGGCTCCAGCCGGCGGGTGGCCCCCCTCCCAGAGCCCCCCCCAGGCCCAAGTTCCCTgggcccccccctccccagcccagCCGCAGGCTGCGGCCCAGCCAGCGGTGGGCGCTCAGTgggcgcagcagcagcagcagcctcagacTCCGCAGCCTCCTTGGGTGcagccccccccagccccccccacccagcaGATGCATCAGGCTCCCCCCATGAGTGCCTGGCCGCCAACTACCCCAGCGCAGAACCAGCCACAGCCACCGTGGGCTCATCCTGCCCAGCCACCTCCCCAGCATccgcagcagccgcagcagccgcagcagccgcagcagccgcagcagccgcagcagcagccgcagccgcagccgcagcagcagccgcagcagcagccgccgccTCCAGCTGCCCCGTGGGGGCCGGATCAGAACCAGGTACAGGCCCCCtgggcccccccaccccacgcgCAGTCACAACCCtgggcccagcagcagcagcagcagcaaccccAGCACCCCCCTGGTGCCCAGTGGAGCCCCCCCACACCTGCTCACAGCTGGGGGCCACAAAACCcccagcagcaacaacagcagcagcgggGCCTTGCAACCCCCCCTATAGGGAACCACGAGCctccccgccccaccccccctccccctcagagGATGAACTCCTACACGCTGGGCTCCAAAATCCCCCCCACTCCGTCCCCCCCCTGCGAGGAGAGTCCCCCACCCTTCTGCTCCGCCTTCGAGATTCCCGCTATCGGGGGCAAAGGGGCGGAGCTGTTTGCCAAGCGGCAGACGCGCATGGAGAAGTACGTGGTCGACTCCACGACCGTGAAGGCCCACAAGCCCCCGCGGCCCACCTCACCCAGCCCCTCCCTCCCCGTCACCTGGAAGTACTCCCCAAATGTGCGCGCGCCTCCGCCCACGAACTACAACCCCATGCTGTCACCCTCGTACCCCCCCGGCGCCATCAAGcagcccccctcctccagccCTTCCCTCAAGCCCAAGGGTGCAAAGGGCAAGGAGAAGGCCAAGCCTGCGCCCAAACCACTGCATGTGCTGGACGTGATGAAGCACCAGCCCTACCAGCTGGACGCCTCGCTCTTCACCTACGGCCCCGCAGCCGAGGCCCTCGCCGCCAAGCAGAAGGTCGCAGATGAGGCCGCCGCGGCACAGGCTGCAGCACAGGCACAAGCTCAGGCAgcagcacaggcacaggcacaggctcaggcacaggcacaggcacaggcacaggcacagcagCAGGTCCAGTACGAGCACATGCCCCCCGGCTACGGCTTCATGCCCCAGCAGCAATATGGGATGGCTGGCCCTTCCCCTGCCATGCATGACGGGCACTACCACCCAGCCAATGCCAATGCTTATCAGCAGCCTCAGATGATGCAACAGCCCGCCTATCAGCAGCAGCCAGCCTATCAGCAGCCCTACAGCCAGCCGTACACGCCCACGGCCCCCTACCAGCAgccccccccaaacacagccTACCCGCAGCACCAGCCCCCCCACGACCCCTACCAGCACCCCCACAGCGCTGCCTACCCTGCAGCCCCGGCACAGCAGCCTGCGGCCCCCGCCCCATCACCAGCGTACCAGCCAGCGCCGCCCAGCTCCTACACGGTGCCCAGCTACCCCGCGGGTGCCAAGCCGGACTCGGGGTCAGGGGCCGGCACCATGGCAGCGCCAAAGCCTAAGTTTGCCGCCAAAAAGAGCGCAGCGCAG gctgtgaggagtgtgtctctctctcctccagctcggcTGCCCTTACTGCCCCGAAGCTCCCGCTCAACGTCCGCCTCTCCGCTGCCCCGCCTCTCCGCTGCCCCTGCTGACGGCCCCTCAGCCTGGACGGAGCGGGGGCACAAGCCGCCGTCGCCATGGGAAGCCGCCTCCCGGCACCCGCTGGGCCTGGTGGACGAGGCCTTCGCCTTCCAGAACCTTCAGCAGTCGCTGGCGTCCAGCCTGAGGACCGCCGCCGGGCGCAAGCAGCTGCCCACCCCGCCGCCAGAGTGGACGGCACGCGTGGCCTACGAGCCAACCCCCCGCCCGCTCAGCTACAGCTCCACCCTCCCCCGTAGCCACACCCCTCCACGATCCCCCCAgcccttcctctcccccaccAAAAGCTCCGCCTCTGCCCCCGCCTCCAGCGGCCTCTACGCTGCCCCCTACAGGCAGACTCCGCCCCTGAGGTCGCTCACGGAGGTCAGTCTCGGCCCCCCCTGGGTCAGCCCATCTCAAAGACCCACCCTGACACACCCACGCACCCACAGCCGGTATCAGTCCAGTTACAGCACCTGGAGACGCTAA